TAAATTTTCATTTAGTGTGCTTAGTTTATACTTAGAAGCTCAGACCCtgattataaaaacagaaaaatggcaaaaagtTTGATTAAAAACACACTGGTAAATGAGTCTTACAGATTCTGACACGTAAAGCTATATGGAAAAAAGATGCTTTAAGACCCCATTCTTCAATGTTCaacaatattttttaactttcataaagaatcttaatttttttaatactgatatcaaaatgtgtgtatttttagtctatcattatttttatgaaacaATTACTATTATTTTGCAGCTATTAcaataatgttttaaaacttaTCAGTCATACTGGTTATCTTTTCTCCCAGCTTGAAATGAAGAAGCATGATCAAAGTTCTGTAAAGCAATATAATACTGAGACATTAATACCCAAAATAATAATACACCTAGTTATCTCTGTGGGGAGGGACTATAAATGATTTAATTCCCTTTGTATATGCTCCTTTTATTCCTAAACCTGTGGCAgtttaatgaatatatattaaaattaggtatttttttaaaaggtctaTCTGTACAAATGCCACCAATAAGGTAGGATTCTTCTAATTTCCAAAAAATTCCTTACAAAAGGGGTCTTTCTGAGTAGCTCACCTCATTGTAGTGATGCATATTTTCGGCTTCACTTCCCCAGTCATAAGCTCTGAATTCATCAGATCGGTAAAGCTGAAATAAATGAGTTTTGAAAAAGAATATCAGTGATTAGGAATCATGAGAAATAGCAACAAATCTTACAAAAAACATGGCCTATTTTATGAAGTCTAATTTAAGAGTAGTTTCATCAATGTCACCTATTTATTCCATACCATAAAACTCTCTTATAATTTAGGGAAATCAAACATAAAGATAGCAACATGGACACATTAGAAGCAATTGGCTAAACTTCTTGAGGTAAAGCCTGTCAAGAGAATCAAGCCTTTCCTTTCATATATAATGAAAGTTAGACTTGGAGTAGGTTCCCAATCCAAAGATTCTACCTGTTTTATATGCAGGATGTTCTGTATTGATGATCCAGTAGGAGCATGTGACATATATACATCCATTCGGCTCTAGGGAAATTAAATCCATGTTACAACAAAAATCATCCAATGAAACATAAACTATGACTTTCAGAAGCAGATAACAATTATGCTAAGAATGACCAGAACTGGTGTTTCGAAAATGATGAGGTACAATCATCTTGATAAATATGTTTTTATGCAAGGCACTTAAAGTGAGTGAAACACAAGGTGACTAGGGGATAGATTGCCTACAGTTTTGAATTTTTAGGGCAATTTGCTTATTTTGAAATAGAAGAAGCATAATGGACATTATCAGGCAAAATAACCAGGAAAAGTGCTATGTGTAAGTATGGGAGTGCTGTATTCAAGTGTGGGGACCTTGGTGTGTGGAAGTGTGGGGCATGGTGTGAGCTATAGATTATAAACCTGGTTTTAGGTGCTAATGTTAATTATTGGCTTTATGACTTTGGTCAAGTTACTTAACATTTCTGAGTTTCTTTTCTCATCTATTAACTAAGCATTAAAAACCATTTTGACAAGATAAAGTATTGCAAAAGTAATGTTAAATACCAATTCCTTCCaaagattatttcaatttttgtaaaCATTATAGAGATGAACATTATAGCACTTAAACAGTAATAACAGTAATAACTTATATAAGATACACAGTTATCTTAGAATATAATGAACGTAATCCAGGGAAACTACTAAAAATCTTTACTGAAAAGATTATTATTAACAATGGTTCCTCATGGGTTTCAATGAGCATAATATAACCTCTTAAAGCATGGGGGTGAGATGGGCTGGTGGAAAACAACTATCTTGGAATTGGCTTCATTATAACATTCCCACTGGCTGCCAATCAGAATATAGCAGAGATAACTATTTAACAACACTAGTCTGCAAATGTAAACTCCTCCTTTCGCTCCTGCTTCTTGAATTCTCAATAACTCTAAACAAACATTGGATGAAACAAGACTgctatttcttctcccttttattcTATTCTAGAGTTTTTAGGTTAAATGATGAATTTCATTTGAAACCAAAATCACACATAAAGGATGACACatatgaaataaatgtaaagCTCATAAGTGCTTATTTCCTTTtctaggattttatttttaatgcaatatatttaaaatcagtaaTTTCAAATTAATTGTTAGAAGTTGTAGTGGATTTTGAACATGTGAGAATCTACTGTCCATTATGGAACATCCATTCTCCAAATTTTGACCAAAGATGGAAAGATGAGGTTGCATTTCCCTTTACCAGTCCTCACAGTTATGGTCTTTAGGAGGAGTACTCAGTCTTTTATGCATGGCAAATATCTGCCTTTGAGGATTTGGAGTCCTATATGAATTTATGTGCTATATAGATAAATGattcaaaataaaactgaagtttCTTTGACAATAAAGTGACCCCATAATTATATACCTACcacattcatatttttcttattggaTCCAGCCCATAAGGACATAAATTCACTACATAGTATCCAGAGTACTTTATTGTTACAGATTTTGGTAGAAGGTATCTTCTCATTCTTATCTTCTAAAAAGAAACCTTTGGTACCAAACATAGCCTgtgaaagtaaaaaaacaaaaatcaagatttATCTTGTGATTTCTTGACAGTCCCTTCATTCTGGGAAACAAACATATTTGGGAATCTGTATTTATGTATGTTGTTTCAGTCAAGTAGACTAATTCACTCAGAGAAGATGATTTAGGGATCCAGTTCCAAATGAGGAAGGTCATCAAACACTCTTTACCAGGAGATTTCAGTAAGGAGTCTTCATCCCCCCATTTACTTCTCCATAGTGAAGCTCTGCTGTATTCTGTCCAATTGGTGATTCTGATGTTCTCATTCATTGGTATGAAAGGtgaaaaaggttttcttttcaaGGTGAAATATTACATTGAAtaggaggaaaaataattttttacacTTGTTCATGTACACATTGGCTTTCTAGTGCTGTCCCACATTAACCTGCCTCCattatgaaaattagaaaatgggTACCAAAGAAGGGTGCCACTGGACTTTAAAGAGGTGATGATGTCTCAAAGATTGCACAGTTAAAACTCCTGGGCTGGGGAAAGTAAGCTTAGGTAGAGTCTCCAGTGGGATTCTGGAGCTTCTGCAGCTGGGGGGCCAGAGAATGGAACTTAAAGTGACAGGAAGTTTTGGCAGTAAGGAATGTGAACTGAGATAAACCACGAACATTATTTGGTTCATATCTGATGCACATatataagaagaaaaacacatatgAAACGGGTGTATTTAGTTTACCCAATCCTGGCCCAAATGTAGATATCAATCAAAACCAACTGATGTCAATACATTTTGAAATAGAGCTATTAACCAATCATACAAAAAGAGAGATATAAGATTTGTTTTCATGGTAAACAATACAATGAAACTGGCATCAAACCAGTCATTAGTGTTTATGGAAAATTTTCCTAGTGCTAAATTACTAATATATCTTTCATATTCCTGCCACTCCACCCCAAACCAGGACCTTGCATATGAACTATTTATATATGAACTTCTTACTCATGAACTATTGTGAGAGTCTAACTGGTCTCCTTGAGTTCACAAGTCTACTTTTACCATCACCATAATTCAAAAAACAATCTTGGTAATTCAAGATTATGTTCAAAGACATGTTCTTTGTGGTCATTACATCCATAGGGAAACACAAACAGAATAAAAGTTCAAACAACCTTTGTGTGAATAAAATTACAAATCTATAATTGTCAATCAAAAACCTTTTTaaactcttaaaaatataaaaaatattttaatgaatacttGAGCTATGAGACATTGATGCTTTGGAATGCAGTAAGTTAAAGCAAGCTCTCAAATGGGAAAAAAGTAtatattagtcagacttttctaATGTTAAACCAGGGACATCCATGAACACATGTAAATTGAAGAGTGTCTTCCAAAtgaatattgtgaattcattcaCTGATCCAactaaatgaataagaaaacttGTGAGTAGATCCTATACTGATATAGTACTCAGCTCAGTTTGAAATTCTAGTAAGCACTCAGTTCCGTAAGTGACTCAGTCTAGTAAATTTTATAGAGAGCATGAAGACACTATggcacagacatgcacacacaagggcacacacatgcaaacatgtGCTCAACAGAGTCTGTTTTTTATGGATtttatctaattttcttttttatttcataatagatttaaaaaataataataaggatcTATGATCCAAAATGAGATCCTTAGGTAAATTTTGGCAAAAGGAGAAGCCTACCTTGATTATGGAACTTGGAAGTAGAAAAAAACTGGTAAAAATGCTCGTGGGATATTTGAATGAGATCACAGGGCCCAAGGCAAAATTCATTTTGATTCTTTGTGCAAGTTCAGGCATGGTGGAAAAGGCTACAAACCCTGAGAGAACAGGAGACAAGACAAtcttataaaaattagaaatacttaCACAACACTTCTACTGACAATAGTGGGGCTTTGCTTAGTCATGTTTTTGTCCTTCCATTGCAATGATCTTGGGATGTATTGGAAAGTTTTCTCTTATTCTATTGGTGGACCATTTCCCCTGCTGGGGAGACATGTAGTAGCTGGTAGGTAAAAGGTGAGGTAGAGCTGCTGAAGCAACCACTGCTGGATGAACTGCAGGCAGCTTCATGTTCCAAGCATCTAGTAATGGTCTCATTTCACCCCAACTCTGAGATGCTGGAACGAGTTACAGAGCTTTCAGGAGTAAATAGTCATTTCACAAGACATGAATTAGTTTGCTCTTCAGTACTAACTAGTTATTCCATAAGCTTTTCATTCTCACTGTAGAATGACATTTCATTGTTATTACTCTCAGTGTCTTGCTAAATGTTTGCAAACCACTCCAACTCTTTCCAGTTTCCAAAATGGAAGAAGCTTTCCCTGAGCCCAAAAAGGCCCCAGGACGGGCCAAGTGTCTCAATTTACTCTGCTCTTTTATCACTAGCATTATACAGCTCCACGAAGATGAGGGTGGAGATCAGCACTACACTGGAAAGGCTATAGGGGcatctgtatattttatttcccAAGGTGCTTTTTTGGGCctctactctgtgtgtgtgtgtgcacagaaaCTTTTATTGAAACATTAAAATTGATTTAGACAAGAAAATAAACCAGGTAATTGATAGAAATTGATGCAAAGACGGAATCTTTCCTGTCAGAGGGTGTTTGGAAATGTTTGGGGGTGAGTACCCTGGTGATCACAATGACTGTGGCAGCCTATTGACATTTGGTGGGCTGGAACCTGGGTTATTAAATGTCATACAGTGGGTCATTGCCACATAACAACAAAACTGCTAATTGAAACATTTCATGTCCAAATGTAACTCAGAGCACTGGTTGTCACATTTCCtatgttttgttctttcctttttccttcttttcttttcttttcttttatggatcAATAAGAGCACATCTAAATCCTACCCACCTTTCCAGACCCAACTCAAGTCATCCCTCCTCTGTACAGTCTCCTCATAGTGTCAATACACCCAACTGGTGAAATAAAACTGACAtggtttgaattttttgttttgtctcttaTGTCTCAAGAGACCTTGGGTAATTCACTTAATTTCAACTTTTGTTTCCTCTTCTATTAGGAGGCATTAACATTAGGGTTGTTCTGAAGATTAGAGGGAAGGAAAGTACTAAATATGGGGTCCTATACACCATGAATGCTCAATAGGTACTAGATATTATAGTATAATTACTTGCTTGTTAGtggcattttttttaattctcctgtTGGTAATCTGATACTAGTCTAGTCTGTGTTCTTTGATGTTCACTGCCTGTTCCAATCTTGTAAACTGCCTACCAGTATAAAGTTATCAGTTtgttattgatgataatggtaGGAATGGAAATACTATAAGAAAATTCATAGCTTTACCTGGTTTTGCACAAAGTAAAATACTGcataaaatactgaattttcaTATGACTTATTCTCTTAAAATTGAATACTTCAATGGGAGATCAATAAcaaattcaattttttattagtataataaAGTTTTGTTTGGAAATGGATGGACTTCTTTTTGAAAGATTTTGGCAATCATTaagatgttaatttttaaagaaggtaatttaaaatgttttcataggTGTCTACATTGTGCTTACATTTAATTCTATCTGATGAATGTTGAATCATATGCTGAATAGATAAGCCCAGTTGGTTTATTATGTTTTCATGTTCCAACTCTCAAACAAATGTAACTATCTCTTTTCCATTGATTCAAATTAAGGCTAAGcccctccattttattttatttaaattcaattTGGGTTGGAAGGAAGTTTTGATTGATATATATATTTACCATTCTTCAGGCATATTTCATGCTCAGAGGGAACTTAGAAACTTACTCTTTAGAATGCTTCCTTGGCTTTAAGGCACATATTGTTCCTGAAAAATTACATCACCAATACAAATGTGCTATTATGACCTGAAATCAAGGAAAGCTTGCCTTATATACTCACCTCCTCTAGGCTGCTGATAGACAGCCACTTAAAGCAATAGGGTTAGTCCCAGTACAGGATAAAGAATGAAGAGCACTGCCAATAGAATTCACTCCATTCCAATTTAAAGGTGTATTCCTGGAATATTCTTCTAGCATTGACCCTTGTAAACATACCTATTGTAGTGCCAAGTGAATGCCCAATGAAATACAACTTCTCCTGACCAGTTTTATTTACAATGAAATCTATTATTCCTGGTAAATCGTATTTGGCCATTTCATcaaaactgcaaaaaataaaacaaaggttaTAAATACTTGCAAGTTACATTTAAAACATAGACACAAACTAGACAAAAGTGGTGCAAGCCTTTTGCTTGAGGAGTAAAAGGCTTGCACCTTTTgggtgctgaggcaggaggatcatgagtttgagatcagGCTGTGTTACATaatgagctacacagtgagaccctgcctcagaatgagacctattgaaactattctaagaagacagaggataaaggaaaatgatggagggggtaaatttgacaAAGATATAAGcatttttgtaagtgtcacaatgtatctctagtaatatgataataaaaatttcaaaaatacatacatacatacatacaaaaaaccaaaaccctcaGACACTTGCTCATTACTTTATGCACAGAATTCTGTGCTGACTTCTTATTTAGTCTGCATCTCATTATTAACCCAAGCAAATGTAGATCATCATACACTTTCCCCCTCCACTTACATAGGTTACTTTCTAATAACACACATGATTTCAAGACTTGTGTATGCTGTTTGAATCTCAACCTTCTTTTTCCtactctttatttccttctcttgctttccttttccttccctttcctctgctACTTTGAATGCCTTTGCTTCTGACTCCCCCATGGGATTCACAACTCTTAGGGCTATCCAATACCCATCTTTGGAAATAGAAATATTGTCAATTACAATTCTGCCATTCATTATCTAAGTAACTTTTGACAAGTTACATAAGTGCTGTAAGCTTAGGCTTCCCCATTTGAGAAATAATCAATATATTACCTGGTTTACAGGACTGCTACAATGGTTGGAGAGTATGAAACAAATGACCTGTATGCTAGTTGACACCTAATCAGATGTTGCTATTGCTAGTACTTCTGAAAATATTGATATTTAATATATACCAAAATTTTATAATATCAGTTCCACCAGCATCAACATAGAACAAAAAGGCCTATATAATGTTCAGTAGAGTCAAGTACCCCCTGAACTAGAGACTTAGCTGTTAAATGACACATGAGGAGATCTCTAAAGTGACACTACCAAGTGTAAAAGAATTGTTGTGATGTCTTAAACTCCAAGCTCCTGGATAAGGACCAGGGATAAAAGTACTTGACTCTTCACCTTCCACGGAACCGTGATCCTAGCAATTTATTCTATCCTTCTTCTCCTCTAAACCTACCAATAGTTGCTAAATATTTGATTAACATGGAATAAAAGCACACTGTATTCTTGCAGAAGACTTGCAAACCAACAGGGTACTTGGTCTGAGGAAAGGAAGTTCTCTGATGACAGCAAGAAAAACACTTTCATTGAAATAAACAGTcaacaaataatttcttattcatcattcattaacaaataaatgaaggcTTTTATTGGATATTGGAGTTTTCCTGAAAATGGTGATCTGTTTTATATTAATCACAGTTTCTAATGGAAACAATAATATAAAGTTAACAGCTTGTGCATTAGAATTTTTACCACCAACAGTCTCTGCTAACAGACTGTAAGATGTAATGTAAGTGCAAAAGTGGAAGAGAAATATTTCATTGGATCCCTATTATTTACTAGACATATACTGGGTGCTTTGTTAATACTCTATTTTAACTTgcctaaaatttatttaaaaactgaaataaatttatccacaaatgaaaaaaatacagtacTGATACATATTATCTTTGCAAAATTGATTGGCTGTCCAGGAGAAATGATGTTCAAAAATACAACTGGAATGAATATAAGCTTCATGAAGTCAGTTATTTGGTCTGTTCATCATTTGAACGCTCAGTCATTGAACAATACATACAATAGATACTCAATAAACATTGATTGAATTAATTCATGCATTTGAAAAAAGAATTTCCTGAGCTGTTCTCTGGACATACTAATAATACATAACATTGAACAGAATTGAATGTTCAAATGATCTTGGTAAAATGACATAATTTGAGGAAGAATCAGTGAAAATCAAAGCTTTTTGCTGGCTCTCTCTTTGTAGATGTTAGGAACTACAAGGGGTTTTATGACTCCAAGAATTACAGTTATTAATATCATCCACTCTACTATACTAAAGAAATTCACTCCAAGTTTCCTCTTGGTTTTTCTTAGATACAGTTTACCTAAAGGCCCAGAATTTCTCTTCATTTGCTGAGAGTGTTTTGTGTCTTCTTGACCAAGTATTCCCCCGACTGTTTCCCATCCATACATCATAACCTGCATCTGCTAGAATGAATCCAAGGCTTCCATTGGCATAATTCTCAAGCCAGTAGGCAGTGTCTGCAAACAAGGCATGCTGCATGTACACAACTGGCCGGGGTCCTGGAGAAGGGgagtagagaaagaaagaaagagaaatttatgATAAATAGTGTACGCCAGAAACATTATGGAAATGCATATACAcagaataaaacacacacacacacacacacacacacacacacacacacacagaggataaaAAGTAGTTACTATTTTAAGGATTATTTTACAGTTGTAGAAACCAGTTCCAGAGAGTCACCAGCTAATAAAGACTCAACCTCAGTTATGTCTCATGCCAAAGCATGTGCTCTGGTCTATGTATTCATGTACTGTCACCAATTTATGGTGGTTTAAATGACAAGTTTTCAGCTTTACAATGGTGCAAAACTGTTATGTGTCCAATGTAAATCTTATttcaagttttgaattttgatcattTCTCAGGCTAGTGTTATAGACTCTGACACtctcttttttatatttggtgatacagggcctcgtgcttgctaggcaggcactctaccacttgagtcactctgccaacctCTGATACTCTCCTAACATAGTGGGGCAGTATCATCAATGAGCTTCAGCTCTGACAACCACCGGGTCGTGAGGGGAAACAACCAACATTCCACAGTGCACTGCATGTTAAGTTATGATACTCAGTAGGTTAGGTGTACTAAATGCAATTTTCTTACCATATTTTCAATCTATGTTGGATTTATTGTACATAGACCCATCCTATGTAAAGTTGCATTTATATACACTTGTTCTGGGTGTGGCTTAGAAAGGTATGAAACTTATTATGCTGAATGGAATCCTACATTGCttccagggaagaaaagaagTTGAGTGTAAATGAAGACTAGTTAGTTCATCACCAAGATTCTATTTAAATACTCAGTCTTTGCTCACTGGAGAGCATTCAAAAACTACAATAGTAGAATCAGAGTAACATCCTTCTGCCAACTCCCAAATTCATGAGAAAGAGAGAATTCAGTGGGATGAGAACTAAGGTGGAAGATTCAGAAAAGACTCCATTATTTAATGTCTAAAATCATAGACTCTGGTGCCAGCTGCCCAAGTTCAGATTGTCCTATCCCTAGGTATTTGTGTGACTTTGGGCCCATCCCATAATCTGCCTcaattttatcatctgtaaatGGTGAGTGTTAGGGTTGCTGGGAGCTTTTAATATAGCAGatgataaatttatttatttatttgtatatatttatgtatgtatgtatgcatttatcttttgtggtgcagggaattgaactcagggccttgttcatgctcaATAGGTATACTATCACTGATTTATACCTGCAGCCCAATACTAAATGGTTTTTAATTCCAAATACTCCTAAAATTCTaagttttttctataaaattttctcCCTTTGTATCTCACAGCTTCTTCTTTCTGAGCCTGAAATTGTCAGATTTAGTTaaagacaaaactaaaaatgaacATGACGTAGGATGCTCAGTTAAATATGAAGTCAAGATAGcaatgaataatttttagtatATACTAAAATGGAACTTCTATTAAAAAGTACTTTTGGTTACTTGATATTCAAATT
The sequence above is a segment of the Castor canadensis chromosome 7, mCasCan1.hap1v2, whole genome shotgun sequence genome. Coding sequences within it:
- the Lipn gene encoding lipase member N, whose protein sequence is MMWLFLATACLTCGTLNAGGFLDLENEVNPEVWMNTSEIINYNGYPSEEYDVTTEDGYILSINRIPYGRRHFGNTGPRPVVYMQHALFADTAYWLENYANGSLGFILADAGYDVWMGNSRGNTWSRRHKTLSANEEKFWAFSFDEMAKYDLPGIIDFIVNKTGQEKLYFIGHSLGTTIGFVAFSTMPELAQRIKMNFALGPVISFKYPTSIFTSFFLLPSSIIKAMFGTKGFFLEDKNEKIPSTKICNNKVLWILCSEFMSLWAGSNKKNMNVSRMDVYMSHAPTGSSIQNILHIKQLYRSDEFRAYDWGSEAENMHHYNESRPPLYDLTAMKVPTAIWAGGHDSLVTPQDVARILPQIRNLRYFRLLQDWNHFDFVWGLDAPQRVYSKIIALMKELL